CCGGAAGTTGCACATCGGTCGCGGGCGGGCGTTCCGTCGGCGACCCCCAGCACGAGGAGACCCCTTTGTCGCGCGCCCGTTCCGCCGCCGCCCTCGCGGCCGTCGCCCTGGCCACCGTCGGCCTCACCGGGTTCATGGGCCTGACCGCCACCGAGGCCGCGGCCACCACGCCGCCCACGCCGTACATGTGCCCGCCGTTCCTCACGGACGGCGCGCACGGCCTCTACGGGTGGACCTACGGCCAGGGCTGGCTGGTGTGCAACTACGGCGGCGGCCCGGCCGCCCCGCTGACCTGCCGGTACAACGCGTTCAGCGGCGACGCCTGGTTCAGCGCGCCGAACCCCGACTACTGCCCGACCCGCGCGGTGCCCACCGTCGCCTGAGCCCACCGCCGCCCGAGCCCGTCGCCTGAGCCCGCCTTCGGCCGAGCCCATCGCCGCCTGTGCCCGCCCGCGCGGGTTCAGCCGAAGAGCCGCGCCAGCGCGAGGCCCGCGGCGCCCTGGGGGACCGCCAGGTCGGTGGCGCGGGCGAGGGCGACGTGCTGCCAGCGCGGATCGGGCAGCCGGGCGGCGAGCGCGGCGCGGATCGCGCCCTCGTACGGCTCCGGGTCCGCGAGGAGGGCGTCGCCGCCGAGGGTGACCTCCTCGACGTCGAGCAGGCGGACCAGGTTGGCGACGCCGATCGCGAGGGCGGCCGCGGCCTCCCCGGTGCGGCCGGCCCGCAGGGCGGTGAGGCAGACGGCCTCCAGGCACCCGCGGGCGCCGCAGGCGCACGGCGGCCCGGCCGGGTCGATGCACTGGTGGCCGAACTCGCCGGCGTTGGTGCGCGCGCCGCGCTGGACCCGGCCGCCGAGGACCAGGCCGGCCCCGACGCCGTCGCCGAGGTGGACGAAGGCGCGGTCGTCCGGTCCCGGACGGCTCAGGACGCCGGCGGTGGTGTTCTTCTCGACGACCACCGGCAGCCCGGTGCGGGTCCGCACCGCCTCGCGCAGGTGCAGGCCGTGCCAGCTCGGCATGCCGGTGACCTGGTGCAGGACGCCGTCGCGGGTGTCCAGCGGGCCGGGGCAGGCCAGGCCGAGGCCGAGCACGTCGCCGGTCCCGGAGGCCGCGGTGAGCGCGCGGACCATGGCGGCGAGCCGGTCGAGGACAGGGCCGGGGCCGCCGTCCGGGTCGATCGGCTCCTCCGCCCGGGCGGTGACGGCGCCGGTGAGGTCGACCCGGAGCAGGCGCAGTTCGCGGCGGCCGATCTCGGCGCCGAGGGCCGAGCGGGAGCCCGGGACGAGGCGCAGCAGGGTGCGCGGCTTGCCGCTCTGCCCGGCGACGCGCTCGTGGCCCGCCTCGGTGAGCAGGCCGTCGGCGAGCAGCCGGGCGGTGATCTTGCTGATGGCCTGGGCGGTGAGCCCGGTGCGGGTGGCCAGTTCGACCCGGCTGGTGCCGCGGTCGGCGGCGGCGCGGACGGCGCGCAGGACGGCGGTGTCGTTGCGGTCGCGGAGCAGGGCGAGGTTGAGGGCGCCGTGGTGGGCCGGGTCGGTGGTCACCCGTCGATTATGCGAGCTTGCCGGTTAGTCCACGCTGTTGTTTAACTTGGGGCATGGACCTCCCGACCCTGAACGTGGGACTCATCGGCTACGGCATCGCCGGTGCGGTCTTCCACGCGCCCCTGATCAGCACCACGCCGGGCCTGCGCCTCGCGGCCGTGGTGACCTCCGACCCGGAACGCCGCGCGCGGGTCTCCCGCGAGCACCCGCAGGCCGAGCTGTTCGCGGACGCCGACGCCCTCCGGGCCGCCGCGCCCGGCCTCGGACTGGACCTGGTCGTGGTCGCCTCCCCCAACCGCACCCACGTCCCGCTGGCCACCGCCGCCCTGGAGGCCGGACTCCCGGTCGTGGTCGACAAACCGCTCGCCGCCACCGCCGCCGACGGCGAGCGGCTGGCCGACCTGGCCCGGGACCGGGGCCTGCTGCTCAGCGTGTTCCAGAACCGGCGCTGGGACGGCGACTTCCGCACCGTCCGGCAGCTGGTCGCCTCGGGACGGCTCGGCCGGGTCAACCGGTTCGAGTCGCGCTTCGAGCGCTGGCGCCCCGAACTCAGCGGCGCCTGGCGGGAACTGGGCGACCCGGCCGAGGCCGGCGGCGTGCTCTACGACCTGGGCGCGCACCTGGTCGACCAGGCCCTGGTCCTGTTCGGCCCGGCCGAACGCGTCTACGCCGAACTGGACGCCCGCCGCGACGGCGCGCAGACCGACGACGACAGCTTCGTCGCCCTCACCCACGCCGACGGCACCCGCTCCCACCTGTGGATGAGCGCCACCGCGGGCGACCTCGGCCCCCGCTTCCGGGTGCTGGGCTCCCGGGGCGCGTACGTCACCCACGGCCTGGACGGCCAGGAGGACGCGCTGCGCCGGGGCCGCACCCCCGCGGACCCGGACTGGGGCGCCTACCCGCGCGAACGCTGGGGCGCGCTGCGGGCCGGGGAGGAGACCGAACCGGTGGCGACCCTGCCCGGCAGCTACCAGGACTACTACGCCGACCTGACCCGGGCGCTGCACGGTCGGGGCCCCGTCCCGGTCGAGGCCGGCGACGCCGTCGAGGCGCTGCGCGTGCTGGAGGCCGCCCAGCGCTCCGCCCGCACCGGAGCGGCGGTGGCGCTGTGACCCTCGACATCGCCGAACTGGAGCGTCAGCACCGGGAGTTGCAGCTCCCCTCGGCCGACCTGGACGACCTCTGGCGGCTGGGCTCACTGATCGTCGCCGAAGCCCGGGCCCGCGACCTCGCGGTGACGGTCGACATCCGCCACGGCGAACAGCAGGTCTTCCACGCCGCGCTGCCCGGCACCAGCGCCGACAACGACCACTGGGCCCGCCGCAAGGCGGCCGTGGTGCGCCGCTTCGGCGAAGCCTCCTACCTGGTGGGCGAACGCCACCGGGCCGCGGGCCGCACCTTCGACCTCGACCCGGCGCACTACGCCGCGCACGGCGGCTCCTTCCCCCTGCTGGTGCGCGGTACGGGCATGGTGGGCACGGTCACTGTCTCCGGCCTGCCGCAGGTCGAGGACCACCGCCTGGTCACCGACTGCCTGGCCCGGTACCTGGAACAGCAGCGGTAGGGGAGCGCCCTGCGGCCCCGCGCCGTACGGCCCCGCAGCGCCGCGTCCGTCCGGCCCCGCAGCCCCCCCGGCCGGACGGCCCCCGCGTCCGCACGGCTGCGGGGCCGTCCGGGGCCGGGGCCCGTCCGGTCCGGTGGATGCGGGAGGCCCGCGCTCGAACGTCCCTGACCGTCACCGGAGTTCACCGCCGCCCGTCGGCGGGGCACCGGCGTGTCGGCCGGACACGGCCGGCCCGGCTGCGCAAGATGGCCGGTATGGAAGCGATCTGGAACGGCACCGTCCTCGCCCGCAGCGACGACACGGTCCTCGTCGAGGGCAACCACTACTTCCCGCTCGAAAGCGTCGAGCGGGCGTACCTGGAGGAGTCCGACACGCACACCACCTGCCCCTGGAAGGGCGAGGCTTCGTACTACAGCGTCGTGGTCGACGGCCGGAAGAACCAGGACGCGGCCTGGTACTACCCCGACCCGTTCCCCGCGGCCGAGCAGATCCGCGGCCGCCTCGCCTTCTGGAAGGGCGTGCAGGTGGTCTGACCGGCCCGGCCCGGACGGGGCTCCCCGCCCGGGCCGCGCGGCGACCCGTCGTCGCCGGGCTTCCTGGCTCAGGCGGTGGCGGCCGGCAGGTGTGCGCGCGCCCACTCCTCGAAGCCGGTCAGGTCGAGGCCCAGCGCCCGGGCGAACTCCGGCCGGGCCGGCTGGCCGACGACCTCCATGAACTCGTGCGTGGCACCCATGTCGCCCATCCCGGCGGCGCGGGCCTGCTCCTCGGTCATGTCCGGGGCCGTCAGCGGGACGCCCCAGGCGCGGGAGAGGACCTCGGCGACCTCGGTCATGGTCAGGTAGTCGCTGGCGAGTTCCAGTTCCACCCGGTGGAACGCGGCGGGGTCGGCGACGGCCGCCGCCGCGGCCCGGCCCACGTCCGCGGCGGCGACGAGCGACAGGTGCGTGCCCGGTTTGACGACGGTGACCAGGCCCCCCTCCAGACCGCGCGGGAAGTAGAACCGCAGGGCCGGCTCGAAGTTCTCCATGAAGAACGACGGCTTGAGCAACGTCCAGTAAGGGAAGTCGAGTTCGCGCAGCCGCTCCTGGATCGCGGCCTTCGTGCCGAGCGGGACCTCCAGCAGTGCCCACCGCCCCTCGGCCCAGCCCGGGGCCTCGACGTGCTGCCCCACGCCGCTGGTGGAGGACTGGACGAACTGCCGCACCCCGGCGGCCCGCGCAACCGTCATGAGGTTGTCCGCCTGGCGGACCTCGCCGGCGAAGTCGAACCCCGGCCCGGTGTACGCAGGCATCTGCACGGAGAAGACGGCCCGCACGCCGTCCACGGCCGCCTCCAGGGTCGCGGGTTCGGTGAGGTCGCCCACGCACAGGACGGCGCCGAGTGCCTCGACGGCCCGGGCGCGCGGCGTGCTCGGGTCGCGCACCAGGGCGCGCACCGGTATCCCCCGGTCGAGCAGGGCGCGGGCGGTGGCGCCGCCTTGGCGGCCGGTGGCACCGGTGACGAGAACCGGCGGTTCGGCAGTGGTCATGGGTCCATCTCCTCGACGGTCGCGCACGGCAAAAACGGCGGGGCCCGCCGTTTTGCGTTCGCTACGATACGGCGGGGCCCGCCACTAATCAACGTTGGGGAGACCATGACCGGCCAGCGCTCGGACGCCCGCCGCAACCGCACGCACATCCTGGCCGTGGCCGAGGCCGAGGTGGCGGCCCGGGGCGCCCAGGCGTCCCTGGAGCAGATCGCCCGCGTCGCGGGCGTCGGCTCGGCCACCGTGCGACGCCACTTCCCCACCCGCAAGGCCCTGCTCGAAGCCGTCTTCCAGCAGCGCGTCCACGACCTGTGCGAGCGCGCCCACGCGCTCCGCGCCGAACCCGACAGCCGCGCCGCCCTGCTGGAGTGGCTGCGCGAACTGCTCGCCTACTCGCTCGCCGCCCGCGGCCTGGCGGACGTCCTCTCCTACGAGCCGCTCCGGGACGAGGCCGCCGACAGCTCCTGCGCGCCCGCCCTCGCCGCGGCCGGCGACCTGCTGCTGCGCAGGGCCGTCGAGGACCGGACCGTCCGGGCGGACACCACCATCGACGACCTGCTTGTCCTGGTCATCGGGATCGCCCTGGCCACCGAGGACTACACCGACCCGGCGACCCGGGCGGACCGCGCCTTCCGGCTCGCGGTCGCGGGCCTCGGCACCGACGGCAGCTGAGCACCGACGGCAGCTGGGCACGCCCGCACACCCCGGCCGGGGCGATCCCCGCACCGCCGAGGTGCCCGGTCCGGGAGGAGCGGGGGCGCGTACCGTGGGTGAGGTGAACGAGCGCAACGAATGGCGGGTGGCGGTGGACCGGGGCCGGGTGGTCCAACCGGTCTGCGACCACCTGGACGGGCTCCAGCAGGTCCCCGCGAACACCGTCCCCGGCTGCGAGGAGTGCCTGCGCTCCGGCGGCACCTGGGTGCACCTGCGGGCCTGCCTGAGCTGCGGGCACGTCGGCTGCTGCGACAGCTCGCCCGGGCAGCACGCCCACCGCCACGCGCACGCCGCCGACGGCCACCACCTGGCCCGGTCCCTCCAGCCCGGCGAGGACTGGGCCTGGTGCTACACCGACGAGGTCTTCCTCCGACCCGCCTGACCGCGCGGACACCGCGCGG
This is a stretch of genomic DNA from Kitasatospora fiedleri. It encodes these proteins:
- a CDS encoding UBP-type zinc finger domain-containing protein; the encoded protein is MDGLQQVPANTVPGCEECLRSGGTWVHLRACLSCGHVGCCDSSPGQHAHRHAHAADGHHLARSLQPGEDWAWCYTDEVFLRPA
- a CDS encoding heme-degrading domain-containing protein, whose product is MTLDIAELERQHRELQLPSADLDDLWRLGSLIVAEARARDLAVTVDIRHGEQQVFHAALPGTSADNDHWARRKAAVVRRFGEASYLVGERHRAAGRTFDLDPAHYAAHGGSFPLLVRGTGMVGTVTVSGLPQVEDHRLVTDCLARYLEQQR
- a CDS encoding DUF427 domain-containing protein, with the translated sequence MEAIWNGTVLARSDDTVLVEGNHYFPLESVERAYLEESDTHTTCPWKGEASYYSVVVDGRKNQDAAWYYPDPFPAAEQIRGRLAFWKGVQVV
- a CDS encoding ROK family protein; its protein translation is MTTDPAHHGALNLALLRDRNDTAVLRAVRAAADRGTSRVELATRTGLTAQAISKITARLLADGLLTEAGHERVAGQSGKPRTLLRLVPGSRSALGAEIGRRELRLLRVDLTGAVTARAEEPIDPDGGPGPVLDRLAAMVRALTAASGTGDVLGLGLACPGPLDTRDGVLHQVTGMPSWHGLHLREAVRTRTGLPVVVEKNTTAGVLSRPGPDDRAFVHLGDGVGAGLVLGGRVQRGARTNAGEFGHQCIDPAGPPCACGARGCLEAVCLTALRAGRTGEAAAALAIGVANLVRLLDVEEVTLGGDALLADPEPYEGAIRAALAARLPDPRWQHVALARATDLAVPQGAAGLALARLFG
- a CDS encoding Gfo/Idh/MocA family oxidoreductase; translated protein: MDLPTLNVGLIGYGIAGAVFHAPLISTTPGLRLAAVVTSDPERRARVSREHPQAELFADADALRAAAPGLGLDLVVVASPNRTHVPLATAALEAGLPVVVDKPLAATAADGERLADLARDRGLLLSVFQNRRWDGDFRTVRQLVASGRLGRVNRFESRFERWRPELSGAWRELGDPAEAGGVLYDLGAHLVDQALVLFGPAERVYAELDARRDGAQTDDDSFVALTHADGTRSHLWMSATAGDLGPRFRVLGSRGAYVTHGLDGQEDALRRGRTPADPDWGAYPRERWGALRAGEETEPVATLPGSYQDYYADLTRALHGRGPVPVEAGDAVEALRVLEAAQRSARTGAAVAL
- a CDS encoding NmrA family NAD(P)-binding protein codes for the protein MTTAEPPVLVTGATGRQGGATARALLDRGIPVRALVRDPSTPRARAVEALGAVLCVGDLTEPATLEAAVDGVRAVFSVQMPAYTGPGFDFAGEVRQADNLMTVARAAGVRQFVQSSTSGVGQHVEAPGWAEGRWALLEVPLGTKAAIQERLRELDFPYWTLLKPSFFMENFEPALRFYFPRGLEGGLVTVVKPGTHLSLVAAADVGRAAAAAVADPAAFHRVELELASDYLTMTEVAEVLSRAWGVPLTAPDMTEEQARAAGMGDMGATHEFMEVVGQPARPEFARALGLDLTGFEEWARAHLPAATA
- a CDS encoding TetR/AcrR family transcriptional regulator; translation: MTGQRSDARRNRTHILAVAEAEVAARGAQASLEQIARVAGVGSATVRRHFPTRKALLEAVFQQRVHDLCERAHALRAEPDSRAALLEWLRELLAYSLAARGLADVLSYEPLRDEAADSSCAPALAAAGDLLLRRAVEDRTVRADTTIDDLLVLVIGIALATEDYTDPATRADRAFRLAVAGLGTDGS